DNA sequence from the Amycolatopsis sp. Hca4 genome:
GTCGGTCGCCAGCTCGGCCCACAGGGTCTTGCCGCTGGGCCGGCGCAGCTGGCCCCAGGCCGCCGCGCAGCGTTCGACCAGCAGCAGCCCGCGGCCGCCGTGGTCGGACGGCGCCCGGCGGCGGGCCGGGTCGGTCCCGCTGTCGTCGACCTCGATGCGCAGCCGGGCGGCGCCGGGCAGCAAGCGGACGTGGTAGGGCGCGCGGCCGTGGCGCAATGCGTTCGACGTCAGCTCGTCCACCACCATCACCGCCGTGCCGACGAAGTGGGCCGGGAAGCCGCGCAGGACCGTCCGCACCCAGTGCCGGACCCGTGCCAGTTCGGACAGCTCGGGGGAGATGCCCAGTTCGTGCCGGGCAAATCGGAGCTTCACATCCGCCTCCTTCGCCGTGCCACCCCCAGCCGGGAGGCCCTCCCCCTCTTCATGCCCGGAACCGGGCCCGCCCACACGGGTGTCCGAGGTCGTCATGCCGCACCCCAGGCGTCGGCGACCGCCTCGTGGGTCGGGTGCACCGGCAGGACGTCGCCGAGGCGGAGCAGGCCGATGGGCCGGGTCACCGCCGGGACGGCCGACACGACGGCGAACCGGCCGCCCGCCGCGTGCAG
Encoded proteins:
- a CDS encoding ATP-binding protein, translated to MKLRFARHELGISPELSELARVRHWVRTVLRGFPAHFVGTAVMVVDELTSNALRHGRAPYHVRLLPGAARLRIEVDDSGTDPARRRAPSDHGGRGLLLVERCAAAWGQLRRPSGKTLWAELATDPDPAGARG